The Corticium candelabrum chromosome 18, ooCorCand1.1, whole genome shotgun sequence genome includes a region encoding these proteins:
- the LOC134193910 gene encoding tigger transposable element-derived protein 2-like, which translates to MEAKDKPKRKRVNLSIEQKIEILEKLDRGISNTAIASEYSIGKSTVTDIQKSRSKITQFAVEAKDSSSFKKRCIVRRADDDQFDKAMHLWFTQERHKGTPLSGVVVMEKARLMHQQMYPDRSPDDFKASTGWLHRFKQRHGIRQLSMQGESLSANPQSAEAFKLSLHKYIEDHKLSIHQIFNCDETGLCWRLLPNKTLADGSEKAAKNCKSPKDRVTLMATANVSGDMRSPLVFIHKSAKPRCFSGVNMSSLPVHYYSQKSAWMDQSIFLDWFFKHFVPEVKRYLKSKSLPLQALLIMDNAPSHPSVEALSSEGMSCMFLPPNVTSLVQPMDQGVLENLKRRYKRELMRKLLLQSESSEDSFISFSKKLTIKVRCT; encoded by the coding sequence ATGGAGGCAAAGGACAAGCCTAAGAGAAAGCGAGTCAATTTATCTATTGAACAAAAGATCGAGATTCTTGAGAAGCTGGACAGAGGTATTTCTAATACAGCTATTGCTTCTGAATATAGCATTGGAAAATCCACAGTAACTGATATACAGAAATCTAGGAGCAAAATTACTCAGTTTGCCGTTGAAGCTAAAGACAGCAGTAGTTTTAAGAAGCGTTGCATTGTTAGGAGAGCTGATGATGACCAATTTGACAAGGCCATGCACCTTTGGTTCACACAAGAACGGCACAAAGGCACTCCTCTGAGTGGGGTTGTTGTCATGGAGAAAGCCAGGCTGATGCACCAGCAAATGTATCCAGATCGGTCACCAGATGATTTCAAGGCTAGCACTGGTTGGCTTCATAGATTCAAGCAGAGGCATGGTATTCGTCAACTAAGCATGCAGGGAGAGTCTCTTTCAGCTAATCCTCAGTCTGCTGAAGCATTCAAGCTGTCTTTGCATAAATATATTGAAGATCATAAGCTTTCCATCCATCAGATCTTTAATTGTGATGAGACAGGTCTGTGTTGGCGCCTGCTGCCGAACAAAACCCTGGCAGATGGTTCTGAAAAGGCTGCAAAGAATTGCAAATCCCCTAAAGATCGGGTAACATTGATGGCAACTGCCAATGTCAGTGGAGATATGCGTAGCCCTCTGGTCTTTATTCACAAGAGCGCTAAGCCTCGCTGTTTTTCAGGGGTCAACATGTCATCTCTACCAGTCCATTATTATAGCCAAAAAAGTGCCTGGATGGATCAATCAATTTTCTTGGACTGGTTTTTCAAGCACTTTGTACCAGAGGTGAAGCGTTACTTGAAATCAAAGTCATTGCCACTTCAAGCTCTTCTCATTATGGATAATGCACCATCCCACCCTTCAGTAGAGGCTTTGAGTTCTGAAGGAATGAGTTGCATGTTTCTGCCCCCCAATGTCACAAGTCTGGTTCAACCTATGGATCAGGGAGTGCTGGAGAACCTGAAGCGCAGGTACAAACGAGAGCTCATGAGAAAACTGCTGCTTCAATCTGAATCGAGTGAAGACTCCTTCATTTCCTTCAGCAAAAAGCTGACCATAAAAGTGCGGTGTACCTGA